Proteins encoded by one window of Thermoproteales archaeon:
- a CDS encoding DUF89 family protein produces the protein LSEENVDYDKSIVEEWFRKHDFVIAKGQGNYERFSDHSNIFFLLLVKCPVIAEDLRVSIGDIILKYNG, from the coding sequence ATTAAGCGAAGAAAACGTTGATTACGACAAAAGTATCGTCGAGGAATGGTTTAGAAAGCACGATTTTGTAATAGCTAAAGGTCAAGGTAATTATGAAAGATTCAGCGATCACAGTAACATATTTTTCCTATTACTGGTTAAATGTCCTGTGATTGCTGAAGATTTAAGGGTAAGTATTGGCGATATAATATTAAAGTATAATGGGTAA
- a CDS encoding histidinol-phosphatase, which translates to MRLADYHVHTGYTKDVKPDTTLEGYILKAEKIGLKEVCFLNHFEYHPLMGLVKGSTIFPDQIDEFIEEVEKARAFASIKIRIGLEVTYTENYLRDIERTLSEYEGSLDIILGSIHFLKGYNITGTMAPSRLFESFSEEQLYQLYFQELAKVAESQLFDVLAHPDVIRKHAVKFYGGELDSSLYKSLIIKVLDIIKEYGVGLEVNASGYRHGINDCYPRIEMLELAKKLGVKIVTTGSDAHGINHLAYCLNKAAEKLMKAGYSSYTIFHKRISSFCEF; encoded by the coding sequence ATGCGCCTAGCCGATTATCACGTCCACACGGGATACACAAAAGACGTCAAACCAGACACTACCTTAGAAGGATATATTCTCAAAGCAGAAAAAATAGGGCTTAAAGAGGTTTGCTTTCTAAACCATTTCGAGTATCATCCCTTGATGGGGTTGGTTAAGGGATCAACTATTTTTCCGGATCAGATCGATGAATTCATAGAAGAAGTCGAGAAAGCACGCGCTTTTGCAAGCATTAAAATAAGAATAGGTTTGGAAGTTACGTATACTGAGAACTATTTAAGAGATATTGAAAGGACGTTATCAGAGTACGAGGGCTCCCTCGATATAATTCTCGGATCTATACACTTCTTAAAAGGCTATAATATTACTGGAACTATGGCGCCAAGCAGGCTTTTCGAATCATTTAGTGAGGAACAGTTATACCAGTTATATTTTCAGGAATTGGCTAAAGTTGCCGAAAGCCAGCTTTTCGACGTTCTAGCACATCCAGATGTTATCAGGAAGCATGCCGTAAAGTTTTATGGCGGAGAGCTTGACTCGAGCTTGTATAAAAGCTTGATAATTAAAGTTTTAGATATTATCAAAGAATATGGTGTTGGATTAGAGGTTAACGCCTCAGGATATCGTCACGGAATAAACGATTGCTACCCTAGGATTGAAATGCTTGAATTAGCTAAAAAATTAGGCGTAAAAATTGTAACGACGGGATCTGACGCTCATGGCATTAACCACCTAGCTTATTGCTTAAATAAGGCGGCGGAAAAACTCATGAAAGCCGGCTACTCCAGTTACACTATTTTTCATAAAAGAATATCAAGCTTTTGCGAGTTTTAG